One Nocardia sp. BMG51109 genomic window carries:
- a CDS encoding GntR family transcriptional regulator, with translation MTEPAYVSIAAEYARQIRSGALPAGTQMRSLNELVERHSVSKIVIIQAIQLLERQGLVRTVPRRGTFITDHPNLVRVAPERQMEDPEDTFGHESDRDVRIERDSERLPASEELADAFAISPGSEVLHTITRATEDGRPISISDTYQPTEAADISAATVLEETVADRIPLESHATWLETPAGDLVKSVRQRYLGPGEQVLMVSEISYPRDRYDAFVFRMELQQQLKQSPTE, from the coding sequence CTGCCGGCACTCAGATGCGGAGCCTCAACGAACTGGTCGAACGGCATAGCGTCTCGAAGATCGTCATCATCCAAGCCATACAGCTGCTAGAGCGGCAGGGGCTTGTCCGTACCGTTCCTCGACGGGGAACCTTCATCACGGATCATCCGAACCTGGTTCGAGTCGCGCCCGAACGTCAGATGGAGGATCCTGAGGACACCTTCGGTCACGAGTCCGATCGGGATGTTCGCATCGAGCGAGACAGCGAGCGACTTCCCGCATCAGAGGAGCTTGCGGATGCATTCGCGATATCCCCAGGGAGCGAAGTACTTCACACCATCACCCGTGCGACCGAGGATGGTCGGCCGATCTCAATATCCGACACGTATCAGCCGACCGAAGCGGCGGACATCTCAGCTGCCACAGTGCTCGAAGAGACTGTGGCCGATCGTATCCCGCTGGAGTCGCACGCTACATGGCTCGAGACACCCGCAGGTGATCTCGTCAAGTCGGTTCGTCAGCGGTACCTTGGCCCGGGCGAACAAGTGCTAATGGTGTCCGAGATCTCCTATCCCCGAGACCGATACGACGCATTCGTGTTCCGGATGGAACTTCAACAACAACTGAAGCAATCGCCTACCGAGTAG